In Lolium rigidum isolate FL_2022 chromosome 7, APGP_CSIRO_Lrig_0.1, whole genome shotgun sequence, the DNA window CCAACAGATCAAATAAAAATGGAGGCAAGCCCAAGCGACAATGTTCAACCAACGACAAATATTTAAGTCACTTAAAACTAACGTGGCAGATAATATTATTTGTTATTTTAGTCGGCTTGAAAATGAATGAAGAGGGCATAAGAAACTGAAACTTCAAAGGATTGTAAGTACAACATTCATACTCGTGTTGAACTGTACTTTCTTTGCAActaactttttttttgcgaattatacTTGATGTCATGTGATTAGATCAGTTATTTCGTGGGCATATTACACCGTCGGCCATGAAGCCTACTACATTGTCACTCAGAGCTAAATGCAACATAAAGATATATGTGCTACATTTTTTAGACATGCATTGCACGTGCACGATTACTAGTTATGGTTATTGGCTGGACCCTCCTCCTTTttccgggcttgggaccggctatgCAAAAATATCAAGTGTGAACTTAACATTAATATCATAGGCGGAGTTCCCCCACCTACCACATACCCCAGAAAATCCACCCAACTACCTAACTCAAATAAAAACAGTAATCCCACCTAAATATGTAGAGCTAGTAATACCATAGAATCCAAACAACacctattttttctttttttcttgaaaTAGCACACTGGTAGACTAGAAACTACATGAACGAACTTTTTTTGGAttaatttttgaaaaatattAAGCAAAATAAGAGACCATACtattagtttttttaaaaaaaatgaaaaggaagTCTAGATTCATGAGTAACTAAAGATCATACACACAAACAAttgtttctttttcgtttttttttttgggttcaagCCGAGACATAATCTCAACAAGTAACAAGTTCTGATAAATGTTGCAGCTGGCGAAATACACGTGCTCTGCTGATGTGCGTCTCCAGTAAGCAATGACAGCCTGGAGAATAATGTGTCACAAAAAAGGGAAATAGCAAGGCTACATGAATAAGAAGAGAAGAAAATACAGaacgtgtatatatatatatatatatatatatatatatatatatacatattgtgtTTGAAACCTGTAAATGGGAGAAATGTATGAACTCACAGGTTTTTTTTTAATTCCTATACGatgtagtgttatcaccagattttggctaaatcaggaggtgggccgcgatcgagatgggcttgggagattacatatggaagaagtatgaagcggcctggcacggagaatttgggctagttagcccgtgtatcttaatataatagattgtataccggtttagaagttagattttatctcgtgcacggtttggtgcacgcccacattagaaagtccgctggactataaatatgtacctagggtttatggaataaacaacaactcacgttcaaccccaaaaacaaaccaatctcggcgcatcgccaactccttcgtctcgagggtttctatcgggtaagcgacatgctgcctagatcgcatcttgcgatctaggcagcacaagccccacgttgttcatgcgttgctcgtacttgaagcgcttttgatggcgagcaacgtagttatcattagatgtgttagggttagcattgttcttcgtttaagcatgcttacgtagtgcaacccttgcatatctagccgtcctcacgcctatctcaggtgtgggggcggcaccccgcttgatcattatttagtagatctgatccgttacgattgctccttgttctacaaggattagtttaatatctgcaatagtccggccttacaaagggggaggatcctgtggcacgtagggtggcgttcgcaagtcctaaacgggatgttcctaggatcaacttcatgttggttttttggccttgtttaggatcggcttacgagcaccgtgcgtggccatccggcccaacctcggagtaggatgatccgattatgtggtgaaaaccctaaatcgtcgtagatctcattagcttcatcttgatcaagcgggaccaccaagtattcgtacaccccgtacggatcatgggtggatcggctctttgagccgattcacgggataactcgagagccgatcgaggctcgtatttaacgtttacatgtatgccctgcgagaaactaagcgaggcaatctcatcaccttcacgaccgaggtataggtcgggtggcacgcccttgcacttcgcaacgccgcgtgtgaccgagaagagcattgcgggccgtcgctcggaggggtctcggccagccgcagctctaggctcccccggctctacggtgttgacaaggccgctgcccgccggtgggttttggcggtcaacacatttcggcacgcccggtgggacgatcgtctacatcaaccacatcgccatctacatacgagatggcggacggcacgccggtcacatgcgacgagatcaaagccatcctcgaagccgcactcttcggctcctcccaccgaacccactcccatggcgtcgggggaggggctccacgcccgaaggcgcgcttgaggagagggatctctccaccccgttggaggagcgcaccaagtctgctgaagcatggggatctacccaaggagctcgagaagggaacatgacgggatcaaggcaacccttggagccgaactcatcggctccgccgagaagacccggccgcacggtatCGGGCTTGGTAGGAACCCACGCCGGGGCCCggcgtcgacacggtggatctcagccaccccatagatcggacaaagtgttcctttggtgtcaatgtggcaggatctgcaagccgccatgacaaaggggaaacagaaagcagccactcccgtggcaaggatgaaaaggggccgatccgcgcggccaaccccgaggcgaggacatgcggtacctggcaagggagggaataaaaagcatgcggtatcaacgcccacactccaagcaccctctcagcaaatacgagcaacaccaagaccgacgtcggcgctacgacgccgacgatgagaGGAATgtccggtctgatgccgaggtcggaaggtaccgccaacatggtagaagcaacaaaaGGTACGGCCGTCacgccgaagggaggccaaggggacggagtgacatggataagcactgggactgcccgtttttcaaacattgctgggactcagggatgagccgattgccaacaatcgaggaccgcccgaatgcaaacaaagaaagaagggtgccgctaacgtgtctgcgttcagccggctagggcctttcccgcatcgggacaagcgtgccgagtcccctcagatggaagatctcgaggagctagaggacgatagtgaagaatacaaatatcgtcGATCCGGATGGTACCAcgatgggctcagccattcccgaagcaaagagtccagcgtccgCAAGGGTTgaaagaagccgaaagattatatctgcgcacgctaaggagggcacggcccggtccggccgccaaaattctgcgaaccttggacgaggaaggtcggccacgaagaaaagagtggcgcccgaacgaagaaaagccgatgatgaaacatcggctggcacaaatatggtgtttatcctcccttcggagttcaatgccccggggttagacgagacctccgtggcacaacttgatcgcggcccacggccggttatctttgagaagccacgagacaggagctacgagcatccgaaggccccgtacttacgagggtatattgatgggaggcctgtaaacgggatgcttggtggacaccggagcggcgattaacatcatgccgtattctatgctacgtcgggccgggacgctcgagttcggatccgatcaagaccaacgtaacgttgagcgacttcaacggccaagcatccgaagcacaaggagttctgaatgtggatccgaccgtaggaagaaaaaccatccccacggcgttctttatcgttgatagcacgagcggttatgcttgttttgctaggaagagattggatccacgccaaccgctgcattccctccacgatgcaccaatgcataatacggtgggatggggatgaggtagaggtcgtccaagccgacgactcggccgaagtttcaacggccggcatgaacgcatgggaagcgacgaggccaagaacccctttCGGGCATCAAAttagacgactgcgagcgcatcgatgtgacgaagggaagggttaagctagttttatccaccggcctcgaCCATGTAGTGTAAGCCAAGCAAtgtgcaagtcggcgaggctgatccttgtgatcggccccaaggatccgtgaaggagcattacaagaccttcaccgagcaaacaacgtggaggccgattccgatgatcggccgggaatatcctcacccaccattccgcccgggttcaacatgttatccaacgagccgataccatcaattctcttgacgagaatcggctgggggggcacccaggtatataaaaTATGAGGGTGTGCAACAGAAccatttcatcttctgttgatgggtattggaacatggggggccgatatacaagtcggccggaaaaataaaaaaaaaaaaaggttcgaaaaatttcaggcatagccgatgcagcaggcatcaacTTAAGAGCGAGaggggtagttccctccaagagtccGGAGAACGTCGAAACACGaaaacgttctcaccggaagttgcttcagcctgccgaagatgatgagctgatccgatcggcaaggcgcaaggtttggactaaagaagctcggggagggcggctcgtcccggaattccctcattctaaaggagccgatttgttctaaatcggttgatacggcgttgtgagttagaaaccaaggatgattgacgtaatcagctcgtcgctattctcaccttgaaggcccgggggcagctcactttgaaggtctccgctcggggagccgatctcgttgggatcggccgaactcTGCACCGCAAGTTACCCGAGGAACGGTGCCTATGTTGCAAATTTATCATAGCTTGCtcggatcggctgtatggaccctcaacggaagggaggtgatcggctggtggccctgcgggaTAACTCTTTTGGACAGGGTtgggcccgccccgaaatctcaatgatgatgatccatcctttaccctcgccgtggctaaggctcggggggcagctcgccctcgaggtctaaccaactctgtcaaaatgggcccgctcttcgtgtcggctcaaaagacggtgtttattgtagagggaagctgtcggagctgaacgagcagaattcggagagaataaagaagaggagacctgacattatttcaggagttttgccgctaggtccaacatgtcatcttgaatgagatctgtggattcgcgcgaataaggcttggacttgtgtggcaaggagtttgggtctagatggatctatctcgaaatctagtgTGGGAGGCTGGTGcggtgccatcggcttgttgggcatggtctagtgtgGCAATCGGCGAGAATCGGGAGgggagacaatcggctaaattatcataaatggaatcggcaaaatcgagttggggaatttcttcattgatgagccagatttcttacgagagaagagctgattgccctcaaaagagaagaccagggggatacattgccccgtccgctatcgctagtcctatgctaagaccctatctaggggccgctcgctgccctcgtcgtcgtcgtcgtcaccgtcgtcgccaccgccggtgctactccccgccggctcgtcgtcgctgctccagcggccgccgataggaccctcgtcgtcttcgtcctcttcgtcggcgtcgtcgtcactgtcgacgttgctgaagttcccgggccagaggtggcggcgtttggccggcggctcgtcggaggagctgtcttcatcctcctcctcctctccctcttccttcacctcctcggaggtggtgaagtccgcccaagagagacggtcgtcttcgctctcctccactacttcttcgtcagcaaggaagcggaggtcgctctccccgtcggtttgggatttatcatcctcggaccagacggaggagtcatggtcctctttgtcccacttcgtcggggcaaggatgtcatacgccgcttgtgtaccccacgagggcgtcgactctcggatgggagaagacacgtgggaaggatccgacgaagaagaagaggaagaggaagaggacatggttgcgggggagggttttttggagcactactgcggaaggggtaaagaagagaactgttcgttgtggctaaataaaaggaggtgggggttttaattcccgagcagttctcgaggacatggtgccaaaactgtcaaatcgtgcagagaagttgggaaggcaagtcgtcatgataagGCGTGCTGCGACAGTTCCGTTCTGCTGTGACACGACCCCTCTggaaaaaaaacagagtggttttgaaattatcattaccaaaaccaggggggcatgtgttatcaccagattttggctaaatcaggaggtgggccgcgatcgagatgggcttgggagattacatatggaagaagtatgaagcggcctggcacggagaatttgggctagttagcccgtgtatcttaatataatagattgtataccggtttagaagttagattttatctcgtgcacggtttggtgcacgcccacattagaaagtccgctggactataaatatgtacctagggtttatggaataaacaacaactcacgttcaaccccaaaaacaaaccaatctcggcgcatcgccaactccttcgtctcgagggtttctatcgggtaagcgacatgctgcctagatcgcatcttgcgatctaggcagcacaagccccacgttgttcatgcgttgctcgtatcgaagcgcttttgatggcgagcaacgtagttatcattagatgtgttagggttagcattgttcttcgtttaagcatgcttacgtagtgcaacccttgcatatctagccgtcctcacgcctatctcaggtgtgggggcggcaccccgcttgatcattatttagtagatctgatccgttacgattgctccttgttctacaaggattagtttaatatctgcaatagtttggccttacaaagggggaggatcctgtggcacgtagggtggcgttcgcaagtcctaaacgggatgttcctaggatcaacttcatgttggttttttggccttgtttaggatcggcttacgagcaccgtgcgtggccatccggcccaacctggagtaggatgatccgattatgtggtgaaaaccctaaatcgtcgtagatctcattagcttcatcttgatcaagcaggaccaccaagtattcgtacaccccgtacggatcatgggtggatcggctctttgagccgattcacgggataactcgagagccgatcgaggctcgtatttaacgtttacatgtatgccctgcaggaaactaagcgaggcaatctcatcaccttcacgaccgggtataggtcgggtggcacgcccttgcacttcgcaacgccgcgtgtgaccaggaagagcattgcgggccgtcgctcggaggggtctcagccagccgcagctctaggctccccccggctctacagtgttgacaaggccgctgcccgccggtgggttttggcagtcaacatgtAGACGTTGTCATCTTGAACGTCTTCAGAAGAAGGAAAGAGAAAAAGGTCAATCAGTAATGTGTATATGAATATATGCATGCATAAAATCGTTGAAAAGCAAGGAAATTAGCAGCGAAGATTTTTAGAAACGTACCTTGTGGTATGGGCGGACGCATGGAGACAAAAATGATGGGCCGGTTAGGATGGGCACGGAGTGAGTTCTCCAGCGCAGCCTCCGCTTGCTTGCCCTCCCCGACCGTCACTCCAGAACTTGTGACTTTGACTTTCACATCCCTGAGGGATGACAGATTCCCCATGCGCACATCAAACCAATCACCACCGTTAGCAGCTGCTTCATCTTTGGCGACCCGCAAACTGATATAGATATCAACCATCTGAACCTTCGGCATAGCTTCTGGTTGGAACACAATGTGGCTGGGCGTCTCGGAAAAAACTTTGAAGTGTAATAGCTGGCGGAACCCATTAGCACGGATGACTAGCAGCCTTGGGTGGTGGGTACATAAGATGAGCTCATCAAGAGACGGTAAACTTCCAAGTGATTCCAGCTCCTCCTGCTTCAAATCCCCGACACGGATGTTTAACTTGGAAAGGTGCGACATACGTGAGGGATTATTTTTTATCCATGCTGGCAGTGTTGAGAATTTGATGTATCCTCCTGTGGAAAATTCACGGAGACTTCGAGCGGGCACCCAACGTTCGCCCAACATATGCATTGATATAGGATTATAATGAACAGTGCCAATTTGTATACTCTGGATGTTGGACAGTTTACCTAGTGACTCCACAAAAGCTTCCTCCAAGTCCAAAGTAACATTATCAAACTCAATATCAAGGTTCCTCAAATTTACCATGCGGCCGAGCTCATTCACGGTGCTTACAGAGTCACCATGGATCTTACTCAGCACTTCCAGCGATGACAGGTTTCCCAACCCATCTGGAAACTTCTTGCAATTATGTGGAAGAAGTAGTAGGCACATCAATTTTCCAAGCTTAATAAGACTGCATGGAAGCCCTTCTATATTATATACTCTCAGATCTAGCACCTGCAAAAACTGCAACTTTCCAATTTCTTCCGGGAGTTCAGAAATTCCTGTTTTAGCTAGACCTAGGTACCTCAGGTGAAGTAAACTTCCCAGCTCCCGAAGGTGAAGATTACCGTGATCTCCAAGATTACATCCAGTCAAGTCCAAGACACGTAAAACACCAAAGCTCGAGAATGGTGGCATTAGATCAATAGCAGGTTCAAATGCAGCAACGGACCTCACTTGTAATACACTCACAGATTTGGGAGGTGTGGTTTGAAGCTCTTCTTTACTAGCATATTGGAGGGACATCCTGCGATATTTCCGCTCAGAATACATGCTGTCAGCAGTACCATTCAATATAGTAACAAAGTTTTCCTCCCTTGACAAGGAAGAAATTAAATCGAGAACCATATCATGCACACGGCAAGCATCTACCTGGCCTACCGCGAACTCAAAGTATACCGGCTGGATCATATTTCTGTTCACGAGCTCGTTGAAATAAGTTTCTCCCATCTCAAAGAGACTAATTTTTTCTTTTCCAGGTTGGATAAAACTCTCGGCAATCCACATCCATATCAACTGATCTTTTCTGATTTTGCAGTCCTCTGGAAACATGCTTAGATATAATAAACATGTTTTCAGATGAGAAGGCAGATCATAATAGCTAAAGGATAGTATCTTCAACATTTGTTCTACATTGGGGTCTTCTTTAAGTCCACGACCGATGGACTCAAGCAAAACATGCCATTCGTCCTCTGGTTTTACCTTCCCATCACTAGCCAAAAGACTTGCTAGAGTAATTATTGCTAATGGCACTCCTCCACATTTCTTCAATATATCTATGGACACTTTTTCAAATTCATGGGGACATTCACTCTCGTGGGAAAATATCCTTTTATAGAAGAGCCTTTTGGAATCATCATCACTAAGAGGTGTCATTTGATAAACTGAATCATGGGTAGATGAGCTGCATAATTTAGCTACACTCACTATACGAGTTGTTGTGATTAGCCGATCGCCAAAGTTGTTACTGCTACAGAATGCCAAGTTGATAATGGTCCACAATTCTTTATCCCATATATCATCAATCACAATGAGGTACCTATTCAAATTATGAAATTAACACAATGCGTGTACACATGCATGATAAGCTTAACATGAAAAAACTAAGAATAACTAAGACGCATAGGAAAAAGTACAGATAAATTGATGCATTAGAGATCATATTTCTATCAAAATGTTTTAAGCAAACATTTTCTATGGATCCATACGATTCCGCAAAGCATATGCCTTTAATGCAAAAGGTACACGTTTTCTAACCATGCAATGGTGGTAAGATCGATCAGGGAGATTGAGAGATAAGGCATGCAACACCAAAGTACAGTAGAAGATTCTGACCATTTATTCATTAATCCACACCAACACATTGTCAAAAATTGAGTTTcagtttttttatattttttctaaACAATACAAAcgcatttgaatagggaaaaaaaTTGAGTGTCATTTCCCCTCTGATAGGATTGGAAAACTACAGGATCTGAAGCAAGAGCAtttgaaaccacatgaaaataGAAACAAACCAAGAGGTCATTGTGGATGGAACAtttcctccaaatagaccaataaGAAATATTTAGGAATCATAAATAATATTTGATTCTACATATCTAATGACCTACATAGAAAAAATAAACTTATGCTTTACATCCTCGAAATTTCTATGAAATTATTTGAATACAAAAATCCTTACACTGGTAGGAAAAGGCTTACAAATGGCATTACGTTGATAGTGTTTCTAAATATTGCCGCATCACTGGTATAAGTTGTGGTGTTTGATTTCAGTCAACACAACCAGTATTTCAGTACACAGTATTTCAGTACTTGTGTAGTGTATTCATAAGCGCAATGGAAATGGTATGTAGACCCAGCTGCACACCCCGGCGGAAAATATTATCGGTGTGTCTATATATGGCCACGCCACCAGTATTCTTGCATCAGTGGCGTGGAATACTAGGTAGGACGTGCCACCAATATTTCTAATTCAGGCCCACTTATGGGCCCCACATACCGGTGGCATGTCGCTCTTCTACATGATGTGTAACACCACCAATAGCATCGGTACTCGGTAGGGCCGCTCAAGAAGTCCCTTCTAGGCCTACATACAGGTGGCGTGACAACATTTCTACACGCCACCAATAGTGTGAGTTAGCTGGCGTGTCTTCCAAATGTTCAACGCCACCAGTATCATCAATGGGGCCGCCTGTGGGTGCACCTGTGGAGCCTATGTACCAGTCCTGTGTTTATTAGAATGACACACCACTAATGTGGTGGCAGATTGAAACTACCATGTGCATTCCCACTTTGCTTCTTCCttctcattttctttctcctcttaaTATATGCCATCACTTCTCTCATCTCCCCCTTTTCTCTAGCTTTTTCCCTTTTCCGCTGACCTCTCTACTCACTCTACTCcacctacccccccccccccgctgaaCCCCCACTCACTCTATCTACGTCTCAAAGGGAGTATTAATTATCGTATCCCTGCGCCTATAGGTATATAAAGATGATGAATGATCGCCAGACatattgttgtatgtgttgctTGTGAACCATTTTGGAGATGcatatttttttgtttcttttttcagG includes these proteins:
- the LOC124673030 gene encoding disease resistance protein RGA5-like, translating into MDLATGAMGTLLPKLAELLNEEYKLQKGVKEGVKSLEKEMQSMHAALRKVARVPRDQLDEQVKLWAGEVRELSFDMEDVVDKFLVRVDDGTEPATKSNKLKRLTEKMAGLFTKGKARHEIADAIKEINKQVQEVASRRDRYNINNIVDKPAPVMTIDPRLQALYTEVTELVGIAGRRDQEVMKLLMDDGDGMSTKKLKTVSVVGFGGLGKTTLVKTVFDKIKGDYASSAFVTVGRNADAKKVFMDILLDLDKYGSQPTGLDERQLIDKLRKRLENKRYLIVIDDIWDKELWTIINLAFCSSNNFGDRLITTTRIVSVAKLCSSSTHDSVYQMTPLSDDDSKRLFYKRIFSHESECPHEFEKVSIDILKKCGGVPLAIITLASLLASDGKVKPEDEWHVLLESIGRGLKEDPNVEQMLKILSFSYYDLPSHLKTCLLYLSMFPEDCKIRKDQLIWMWIAESFIQPGKEKISLFEMGETYFNELVNRNMIQPVYFEFAVGQVDACRVHDMVLDLISSLSREENFVTILNGTADSMYSERKYRRMSLQYASKEELQTTPPKSVSVLQVRSVAAFEPAIDLMPPFSSFGVLRVLDLTGCNLGDHGNLHLRELGSLLHLRYLGLAKTGISELPEEIGKLQFLQVLDLRVYNIEGLPCSLIKLGKLMCLLLLPHNCKKFPDGLGNLSSLEVLSKIHGDSVSTVNELGRMVNLRNLDIEFDNVTLDLEEAFVESLGKLSNIQSIQIGTVHYNPISMHMLGERWVPARSLREFSTGGYIKFSTLPAWIKNNPSRMSHLSKLNIRVGDLKQEELESLGSLPSLDELILCTHHPRLLVIRANGFRQLLHFKVFSETPSHIVFQPEAMPKVQMVDIYISLRVAKDEAAANGGDWFDVRMGNLSSLRDVKVKVTSSGVTVGEGKQAEAALENSLRAHPNRPIIFVSMRPPIPQGYSSCGALVTTMGILAPGGPAEYHGYWMQPAPGGHSGLLFPSYSDGDTLAEF